The Carnobacterium divergens genome includes a window with the following:
- a CDS encoding ECF transporter S component, which yields MLKIKPILASIIGMTTLLISSLLVSGKQYLLLSFIFLAMGMYPLYQRFERRKMTAREIVFIAVLATIAAVSRVPFAMLPSVQPTSFVIIVAAMILGKESGFVIGATAALVSNMFLGQGPWTLWQMFCWGLMGYTAGLLGKTPFLQEMWGRLVFGFIWGFIFGWIMNLWYVIGFIQPLTALTFLQAYAASFYFDLAHALSNVFFLFFFSASWLKIIQRFQKKYGLLDFEENHF from the coding sequence ATGTTGAAAATTAAGCCTATTTTAGCTTCGATAATTGGTATGACTACTTTGTTGATTAGTTCATTATTAGTGAGCGGAAAACAGTATCTATTGCTGAGCTTTATCTTTTTAGCAATGGGAATGTATCCGTTGTATCAACGGTTTGAACGGCGAAAAATGACAGCTAGAGAAATTGTTTTTATTGCCGTATTAGCAACAATCGCGGCAGTGAGTCGTGTTCCTTTCGCGATGCTTCCAAGTGTTCAGCCAACAAGTTTTGTGATTATCGTTGCAGCCATGATTTTAGGAAAAGAATCTGGTTTTGTGATTGGTGCAACAGCAGCGTTGGTTTCTAATATGTTTTTAGGTCAGGGTCCGTGGACTTTATGGCAAATGTTTTGTTGGGGCTTGATGGGATATACGGCAGGCTTATTAGGTAAAACCCCATTTTTACAAGAAATGTGGGGGCGCTTAGTATTTGGATTTATTTGGGGATTTATTTTTGGTTGGATTATGAATTTATGGTATGTAATTGGCTTTATTCAACCTCTAACAGCATTAACTTTTTTACAAGCTTATGCTGCAAGCTTTTATTTTGATTTGGCGCATGCGTTATCAAATGTTTTTTTCCTTTTTTTCTTTAGCGCATCCTGGTTAAAAATTATTCAACGGTTTCAAAAAAAATATGGATTGCTGGACTTTGAAGAAAATCATTTTTGA
- a CDS encoding cupin domain-containing protein, with product MVFGSENDWIEKLALTPHPEGGFFKEMFHSKETFTTEDQRLRHHYSSIYFLLNTKSPSHFHRLKSDEIWYYHTGSPLSVHLLHPDGRYEEIKLGLDPSKGEVLQAVVPKNVIFGSSVEEKDGFSLVSCMVSPGFDYHDFELFTQKELLKDYPNHSGIIKKLAYFELPSA from the coding sequence ATGGTATTCGGTTCTGAAAATGATTGGATAGAAAAACTAGCATTAACGCCCCATCCTGAAGGTGGATTTTTCAAGGAAATGTTCCACTCGAAAGAGACCTTCACTACAGAAGACCAACGACTACGACACCACTATTCTAGTATTTATTTTCTTTTAAATACTAAAAGTCCTTCTCACTTTCATCGTTTAAAATCGGATGAAATTTGGTACTACCATACAGGTTCGCCATTATCTGTTCATTTGTTGCATCCTGATGGTCGTTATGAAGAAATAAAATTAGGGCTAGACCCTTCAAAAGGGGAAGTCTTACAGGCTGTTGTTCCCAAAAATGTCATTTTTGGATCTAGCGTTGAAGAAAAAGATGGCTTTTCTTTAGTCAGTTGTATGGTCTCTCCTGGTTTTGATTATCATGACTTTGAGTTGTTTACTCAAAAAGAGCTCCTAAAAGATTACCCAAATCATAGTGGCATTATCAAAAAATTAGCTTACTTTGAATTACCATCTGCATAA
- the purR gene encoding pur operon repressor: MKVKRSERLIDMTRYLLERPHTLVSLTYFANRYDSAKSSISEDLTIVKKTFRERGTGTLETVPGAAGGVKFIPAIQEAEAAEFVKEMCLRLSEQDRLLPGGYVYLSDLLGEPDILRQVGKIIATQYLNKPIDAVMTVATKGVPIAQAVSSYLNVPFVIVRRDSKITEGSTVSINYVSGSSERVEKMELSKRSLKRGSRVLIVDDFMKGGGTVNGMKSLIEEFEAELVGITVFAESTFSGNRMIEDYSSLLCVDEVDIRDKTIHVSPGNYFK; the protein is encoded by the coding sequence TTGAAGGTAAAAAGAAGTGAACGACTGATTGATATGACCCGTTACTTATTGGAAAGACCCCATACATTAGTTTCTTTGACATACTTTGCAAATCGCTATGATTCAGCAAAATCTTCTATCAGTGAAGATTTAACAATCGTAAAAAAAACATTTAGAGAACGTGGTACAGGAACATTAGAAACCGTACCAGGAGCAGCAGGTGGCGTTAAGTTTATTCCTGCTATCCAAGAAGCAGAAGCAGCCGAATTTGTGAAAGAGATGTGTCTACGCTTATCAGAACAAGATCGTTTACTGCCAGGTGGATACGTTTATTTGTCTGATTTATTAGGTGAACCAGACATTTTACGTCAAGTTGGAAAAATTATTGCGACGCAATATTTAAATAAGCCAATTGATGCCGTAATGACAGTTGCAACGAAAGGTGTTCCAATTGCTCAAGCAGTTTCAAGCTATTTGAATGTTCCTTTTGTGATTGTACGTCGCGATTCAAAAATTACAGAAGGTTCAACTGTTAGTATCAACTATGTGTCAGGATCGTCTGAACGAGTTGAAAAAATGGAATTATCAAAGCGTAGTCTAAAAAGAGGATCTCGCGTTTTAATCGTAGATGACTTTATGAAGGGCGGCGGAACGGTTAACGGAATGAAGAGCTTGATTGAAGAATTTGAAGCGGAACTCGTTGGGATTACTGTTTTTGCTGAATCGACCTTTAGTGGAAATCGCATGATTGAGGATTATTCGTCATTGCTTTGTGTAGATGAAGTGGATATCCGTGATAAAACAATCCATGTAAGCCCAGGAAACTATTTCAAATAA
- a CDS encoding ribose-phosphate diphosphokinase produces the protein MSEHYFDPKLKIFALNSNRPLAQKIADEVGVELGRLSVDQFSDGEIRINIEESIRGDHVYIVQSTSSPVNDNLMELLIMIDALKRASAKTINLVIPYYGYARQDRKARSREPITAKLVANMITAAGADRILTLDLHASQIQGFFDIPVDHLMGAPLLANYFLTHDIANEDVVVVSPDHGGVTRARKLAEFLKAPIAIIDKRRPKANVAEVMNIIGNVEGKKCILIDDMIDTAGTITLAAGALEEAGATEVYACCTHPVLSGPALERIQSSVIKELIVTDSIYLPEDRKCEKIVEVSVGSLMGDAIKRIHENKSVSPLFEKKFKTKK, from the coding sequence ATGTCAGAACATTATTTTGATCCGAAGTTAAAGATTTTTGCATTGAACTCAAACCGTCCCTTAGCCCAAAAGATTGCGGATGAAGTAGGAGTAGAATTAGGAAGATTATCTGTGGATCAATTCAGCGATGGAGAAATTCGAATCAATATTGAAGAAAGTATTCGTGGGGATCATGTGTATATCGTGCAATCAACATCAAGTCCAGTCAATGACAATTTGATGGAATTATTGATCATGATTGATGCATTAAAACGTGCAAGTGCTAAAACAATCAATTTAGTTATTCCGTATTATGGATATGCTAGACAAGATCGTAAAGCTCGTTCAAGAGAACCAATCACTGCCAAGTTAGTAGCGAATATGATCACAGCCGCTGGCGCTGACCGTATTTTGACATTAGATTTACACGCTTCACAAATTCAAGGATTCTTCGATATTCCAGTTGACCATTTAATGGGTGCGCCATTACTTGCAAACTATTTCTTAACACATGATATTGCAAATGAAGATGTTGTAGTTGTTTCGCCGGATCATGGTGGTGTAACACGCGCTCGTAAATTAGCTGAATTCTTAAAAGCACCGATTGCAATTATCGACAAACGTCGTCCAAAAGCAAACGTAGCGGAAGTCATGAATATTATTGGAAATGTTGAAGGAAAAAAATGTATTTTGATTGATGATATGATTGATACAGCGGGTACAATTACTCTTGCTGCTGGCGCTTTAGAAGAAGCTGGCGCAACAGAAGTATACGCTTGTTGTACTCACCCAGTATTGTCAGGTCCTGCTTTAGAACGTATCCAAAGTTCTGTTATCAAAGAACTGATTGTAACAGATTCAATTTATTTACCAGAAGATCGTAAGTGTGAAAAAATTGTTGAAGTAAGTGTTGGTAGTTTAATGGGAGACGCGATTAAACGTATTCACGAAAACAAATCAGTAAGTCCACTTTTTGAAAAAAAATTCAAAACTAAAAAATAA
- a CDS encoding LysM peptidoglycan-binding domain-containing protein has protein sequence MKNKIIQIVVAGIFLLSISSNSVHAESNSNVQEAENRGVAKMMEKGKIGGDWEALARARSLQPASQEMRQARYSEVVTYLNTANRLASTDYARTLIGLVAIGADPTSIPEATTHKNLVAEMYQNKNLLNEGINSIIYSLIALETKSYTVPDDAAFTLDQLVDRLCSLQKADGGWALFGTKSDVDITGMVMTSLANHRDKPAVQESINKAARYLADVQEPSGGYKSAGFWGEENSNTIAQALMGLTSNQINPTDPMYTKDATMVEALLTYQLADGGFKWVATDTTNNGAALEQVIYALAQYRFFQEGKGSIYNFEKNPVPLLTQSEAKPTPEPEPEPEPEPEPNPEPNPEPNPIPEPVEKTPLPIPESGYYTVAAGDTLALIATRFGLAIEDIRSWNRLENDEVMVGQRLSLVEPVMEFPKEEETVQAQVPQKNESEPLATSQQNQEKQVTTQSKMALPKTGEKITWQNHGLNVGLFLIGTSGIVLSRRKKA, from the coding sequence ATGAAAAATAAAATCATTCAAATCGTAGTAGCAGGGATTTTCCTGTTAAGTATCTCAAGCAATAGTGTTCATGCAGAAAGCAATTCGAATGTTCAGGAAGCTGAAAATCGAGGAGTCGCAAAAATGATGGAAAAAGGGAAAATAGGCGGCGACTGGGAAGCCTTAGCTCGTGCACGTTCCCTGCAACCTGCTAGTCAAGAAATGAGACAAGCGCGCTACAGTGAGGTAGTGACCTATCTAAATACAGCCAATCGTTTAGCCTCGACAGATTATGCTCGAACATTGATTGGTTTAGTTGCAATCGGCGCTGACCCTACATCTATCCCAGAAGCAACAACTCACAAAAATTTAGTGGCGGAAATGTATCAAAATAAAAATCTTTTAAATGAAGGCATCAATAGTATTATTTATAGTCTAATTGCACTTGAAACAAAAAGTTATACCGTACCAGATGATGCAGCTTTTACATTGGATCAATTAGTCGATAGGCTATGCTCCCTTCAAAAAGCAGACGGTGGTTGGGCTCTATTTGGCACAAAAAGTGATGTAGATATTACGGGAATGGTCATGACGTCACTAGCTAATCATCGGGATAAACCAGCAGTTCAAGAATCAATTAATAAGGCTGCTCGCTATTTAGCAGATGTTCAAGAACCGTCAGGTGGTTACAAATCAGCTGGATTTTGGGGTGAAGAAAATTCCAATACAATTGCGCAAGCATTAATGGGGTTAACTAGCAATCAAATAAATCCAACCGATCCGATGTACACGAAAGACGCTACGATGGTTGAAGCATTACTGACTTATCAGTTAGCAGATGGTGGCTTTAAATGGGTTGCAACGGATACTACCAATAATGGTGCAGCGTTAGAACAAGTTATTTATGCCCTTGCGCAATATCGTTTCTTCCAAGAAGGGAAAGGTTCTATTTATAATTTCGAAAAAAATCCTGTCCCTTTATTAACCCAATCAGAAGCTAAGCCAACTCCAGAACCAGAACCAGAACCAGAACCAGAACCAGAACCAAACCCAGAACCAAACCCAGAACCAAACCCAATACCGGAGCCAGTAGAAAAGACGCCACTCCCAATCCCAGAAAGTGGTTATTATACAGTTGCTGCAGGAGATACGCTTGCTTTAATTGCAACTCGTTTTGGGTTAGCGATTGAAGACATTCGTAGTTGGAATCGTTTGGAAAATGACGAAGTAATGGTGGGTCAACGATTATCATTAGTTGAGCCAGTGATGGAGTTCCCAAAAGAAGAAGAAACTGTTCAAGCTCAAGTACCTCAAAAAAATGAGAGTGAGCCGTTAGCGACTAGTCAACAAAACCAAGAAAAACAGGTGACTACGCAATCTAAAATGGCACTTCCTAAAACAGGTGAAAAGATAACCTGGCAAAATCATGGGTTGAATGTCGGATTATTTTTAATCGGAACAAGTGGAATTGTTTTGAGTAGACGTAAAAAAGCATAG
- a CDS encoding NusG domain II-containing protein, producing MKRLKQHYELVKPFDWIIVALLMLASFIPIVIFTIQNSHVSADSEIVAVISINGKEERRITLSESTKHETFTLHPAKGQYNIIEVDGTRIRDKEDNSPDQVAVKTGWISKPGQTSVCLPHKMIIEIQTTEKTEEIDDTIIPL from the coding sequence ATGAAACGATTAAAACAGCATTATGAATTGGTCAAACCATTTGATTGGATTATCGTAGCGTTATTAATGCTTGCTTCTTTTATTCCAATTGTGATTTTTACCATTCAAAATAGCCATGTTTCTGCTGACAGTGAGATTGTAGCCGTTATTTCCATAAATGGAAAAGAGGAAAGGCGCATTACGTTGTCAGAATCAACCAAACATGAAACCTTTACGTTGCATCCAGCAAAAGGGCAATACAATATTATTGAAGTAGATGGTACGCGAATTCGAGATAAAGAAGACAATAGCCCAGATCAAGTAGCTGTGAAAACAGGATGGATTAGCAAACCCGGTCAAACCAGTGTTTGTTTGCCACATAAAATGATTATTGAAATCCAAACGACAGAGAAAACGGAAGAAATCGACGATACGATTATTCCACTTTAA
- the glmU gene encoding bifunctional UDP-N-acetylglucosamine diphosphorylase/glucosamine-1-phosphate N-acetyltransferase GlmU, translating to MTKRNAIILAAGQGSRMKSKLYKVLHPVAGKPMVEHVVEQVELAGTDRVVTIVGFGAEKVKEYLGNRSEYALQEEQLGTGHAVLQAASLLKDQEGVTLVICGDTPLLTSETLKDLFDYHQEKGAKATILTAFAEDPTGYGRVIRDELGIVEKIVEQKDANHEEARVQEINTGTYCFDNKMLFDALTKVGNKNSQGEYYLPDVIEIMKDNNQIVAAYRMKNFDEALGVNDRIALAEANRTMRERINYNHMKNGVTLIDPKGTYIDSDVQIGSDTIVEAGVILKGKTIIGEDCFIGAHSEINNCQIGDRVRVVSSNLEDSKMANDSNIGPYSHLRPNSTIGERVHLGNFVEMKNAVIDEDSKVGHLTYVGDADLGKNINVGCGTIFVNYDGKNKHRATVGDNVFIGCNANLVAPVSVEKNTYIAAGSTITSDVPEGSLAIARARQENKADYFKKLPH from the coding sequence ATGACAAAACGAAATGCAATCATTTTAGCAGCCGGTCAAGGCTCAAGAATGAAATCAAAATTATATAAAGTATTACATCCAGTTGCAGGTAAACCCATGGTAGAACACGTTGTTGAACAAGTAGAATTAGCAGGTACAGATCGCGTAGTAACTATTGTTGGATTTGGCGCAGAAAAAGTTAAAGAGTATCTAGGCAATCGTTCAGAATATGCCTTGCAAGAAGAGCAATTAGGAACAGGACATGCGGTACTTCAAGCAGCGAGTCTATTAAAAGATCAAGAAGGTGTCACTCTAGTCATTTGTGGAGATACGCCGTTGCTAACCTCAGAAACGTTAAAGGATCTGTTTGACTATCATCAAGAAAAAGGCGCAAAAGCAACCATTTTAACTGCTTTTGCAGAAGACCCAACAGGCTATGGTCGTGTGATTCGTGATGAACTAGGAATTGTGGAGAAAATAGTAGAGCAAAAAGATGCAAATCATGAGGAAGCCCGTGTTCAAGAAATCAATACAGGAACCTACTGCTTTGACAATAAAATGTTATTTGATGCTTTGACTAAAGTCGGCAATAAAAATTCCCAAGGGGAATATTATTTGCCAGATGTGATTGAAATTATGAAAGATAACAATCAAATTGTTGCAGCATACCGCATGAAAAATTTTGATGAAGCTTTAGGGGTTAACGACCGTATTGCCTTAGCTGAAGCGAACCGCACGATGCGTGAACGAATCAATTACAACCATATGAAAAATGGGGTGACCTTAATTGATCCAAAAGGAACGTATATTGATAGCGATGTTCAAATTGGGAGCGATACGATTGTTGAAGCGGGCGTTATCTTAAAAGGTAAAACAATTATTGGTGAAGATTGTTTTATTGGAGCACATTCAGAAATCAACAATTGCCAAATTGGCGACCGCGTTCGAGTAGTAAGTTCTAATCTTGAAGACTCTAAAATGGCGAATGATAGCAATATTGGACCATACAGTCATTTACGACCAAATAGCACGATTGGGGAGCGCGTTCATTTAGGCAATTTTGTTGAAATGAAAAATGCGGTTATTGATGAAGATTCTAAAGTAGGACATTTAACATATGTTGGAGACGCTGACTTAGGGAAAAATATCAATGTTGGATGTGGAACTATTTTTGTCAATTATGACGGAAAAAATAAACATCGTGCAACGGTAGGCGACAACGTATTTATTGGCTGTAACGCGAATTTAGTTGCCCCCGTTTCAGTTGAAAAAAACACTTACATTGCTGCAGGTTCAACCATCACAAGTGATGTTCCAGAAGGCAGTTTAGCCATTGCTAGAGCCAGACAAGAAAACAAAGCAGATTATTTCAAAAAACTTCCACATTAA
- a CDS encoding DUF4430 domain-containing protein, with product MQKKKIQLIVTGALVFFTVGGIFVNGKYGHIAPKVETSEKKGSIKHSEKKKSAKKDSDSQKIKETTTTEKEKEGTSLDDKKTASKTESSAIANPIPEVSPETQVARDPSQESKKQEETSSESTPEEPQKSDSTKPVKPAPTPAPEVVEKPTVNLSIRGTTANSSAYLRTSQKVEIEEGESVMSVLTRFCKTNGIQIEVTFGGSYVAGINNLYEKDKGPESGWLYAVNGLFPGYGANSYPLKNGDQIEWKYTENLGQDVGAPQG from the coding sequence ATGCAAAAGAAGAAAATTCAATTAATTGTAACAGGAGCATTAGTTTTCTTTACCGTCGGTGGTATTTTTGTGAATGGCAAATATGGCCATATTGCGCCTAAAGTAGAAACAAGTGAAAAAAAGGGATCGATAAAACATTCAGAGAAAAAAAAGAGTGCTAAAAAAGACTCCGATTCTCAAAAAATAAAAGAAACAACAACTACAGAAAAAGAAAAAGAAGGCACTTCTCTTGATGATAAAAAAACAGCATCTAAAACAGAAAGTAGTGCAATAGCGAATCCAATTCCTGAAGTGAGTCCTGAAACGCAAGTAGCTCGTGATCCTTCTCAAGAATCTAAAAAACAAGAAGAAACAAGCAGCGAATCGACACCAGAAGAACCCCAAAAATCAGATTCTACGAAACCAGTGAAACCTGCGCCAACCCCAGCACCAGAAGTTGTTGAAAAACCAACCGTTAACCTTTCAATTCGTGGAACAACGGCTAATTCTAGTGCTTACTTGCGCACGTCACAAAAAGTTGAAATAGAGGAAGGCGAAAGCGTGATGTCCGTTTTAACTCGTTTTTGTAAAACAAATGGTATTCAAATTGAAGTAACCTTCGGTGGAAGTTATGTAGCGGGTATTAATAACCTTTACGAAAAGGATAAAGGGCCTGAAAGTGGTTGGTTATACGCAGTCAATGGCTTATTTCCTGGATATGGCGCAAACAGTTACCCTTTAAAAAATGGCGATCAAATTGAGTGGAAATATACAGAAAATCTAGGGCAAGATGTTGGTGCCCCACAAGGATAA
- a CDS encoding energy-coupling factor transporter transmembrane component T, which produces MKTVLDEIHPAISISYYLGLFILVILFTQPVIILTELLLLLVLNILQGNTEKVKKMFKQSWLLLLAIILFNGLLNHRGTYFLFYLGANPVTLEAMLYGLLMTVVYLNLMLIFISYNQVITAHKFLYLFFRISPQLTLLTMITIRFVPLFLKRLTTITRVQKTRGIQMETGKLRERAQNGMKLVQVLLICSLEEALQTADSMAARGYGVAKRTSYLRYFMDVRDWLIGIIGGALFIAIIIWKLRGIGEYNVYTSLSSWELTTLNEGFLFIFISLFIGIPLFLEGRERVWWRWLKHDN; this is translated from the coding sequence ATGAAGACAGTATTAGACGAAATACATCCAGCTATCAGTATAAGCTATTATTTAGGATTGTTCATTTTAGTGATATTATTTACACAACCTGTCATCATTTTAACAGAGCTTCTTCTGTTGCTAGTGCTAAATATACTTCAAGGAAATACCGAAAAAGTAAAAAAGATGTTTAAACAATCATGGCTCCTCTTACTGGCGATTATTTTATTCAATGGACTTTTAAATCATCGAGGTACTTATTTTCTTTTTTATTTAGGCGCTAATCCCGTTACTTTAGAAGCTATGCTGTATGGATTATTAATGACAGTGGTTTATTTAAATTTAATGCTAATTTTTATTTCCTATAATCAAGTCATAACTGCTCATAAATTTCTATATCTTTTTTTCCGAATTTCCCCACAGCTAACCTTATTAACGATGATCACAATTCGTTTTGTTCCGCTATTTTTGAAAAGGTTGACTACGATTACAAGAGTACAAAAAACACGAGGCATTCAAATGGAAACAGGAAAATTAAGAGAACGTGCTCAAAATGGCATGAAATTAGTTCAAGTATTATTGATTTGCTCGCTAGAAGAAGCCTTGCAAACTGCAGATTCAATGGCAGCAAGAGGATACGGTGTTGCTAAAAGAACAAGCTATTTACGTTATTTTATGGATGTGAGAGATTGGCTTATAGGGATAATCGGAGGAGCGCTCTTTATTGCAATTATCATTTGGAAATTAAGGGGGATAGGTGAGTACAACGTATATACATCCTTAAGCAGCTGGGAATTAACTACCTTAAATGAAGGGTTCCTATTCATTTTTATTAGTTTGTTTATTGGAATTCCATTATTTTTAGAAGGGAGAGAAAGAGTATGGTGGCGCTGGTTGAAACACGACAATTAA
- a CDS encoding ABC transporter ATP-binding protein, with product MVALVETRQLNFNYPDEAKKALDNISFSVDKGEFVLIAGASGSGKTTLLKHLKKELSPIGKRSGERFYKGQPFSTLTPIQSAKEVGMVFQNPDNQIVMDTVMGELAFALENCGCAPDVINKRIAEMVSFLGFQHLMEESIHTLSAGQKQMINLASVLILQPELVLLDEPTAQLDPVATRDFLTLLKRVQEELGMTIIISEHRLDDVLPLATRLVFMESGEIRYEDTPKQGVLQLAKATTSKLFIPQIPRFFIELGKGECYFTVNDGQKKLPHFKSLQSEEIALNVPKAQEAGFVAKKITFQYEAHGRYILRDLSLSLPTKGSLALVGKNGSGKSTLLLILAGLLKPRRGKVSLDKQAILKFDLTKRYQKIGYLSQNPSYHFAKDSVLEELFERGDQLGLRDAKKAAEDMLEKLGIEHLALRNPFDCSGGEQQLVALGITLLSNPQILLLDEPTKGLDPVRKATLGNYLTDLTKQGVLILTATHDLEFAARYFKETAMLFDGRIISKAPTKEFFSDNFFYTTSINRLVRHSLPNALIWEDVWPYVEN from the coding sequence ATGGTGGCGCTGGTTGAAACACGACAATTAAATTTTAATTACCCAGATGAAGCAAAAAAAGCGTTAGACAATATCTCATTTAGTGTAGATAAAGGAGAATTTGTTTTAATTGCAGGCGCCTCTGGAAGTGGAAAGACGACATTATTAAAACACTTAAAAAAAGAGTTGTCACCAATTGGCAAGCGTTCAGGAGAACGTTTTTACAAAGGGCAACCCTTTTCAACACTAACCCCAATTCAATCTGCCAAAGAAGTCGGGATGGTCTTTCAAAATCCAGACAACCAAATTGTAATGGACACCGTGATGGGGGAGCTGGCGTTTGCTCTTGAAAATTGTGGATGTGCTCCTGACGTTATCAATAAGCGAATTGCAGAAATGGTGAGTTTTTTAGGCTTTCAGCACTTAATGGAAGAATCCATTCATACGCTATCTGCAGGACAGAAACAAATGATTAATTTAGCAAGCGTCTTAATTTTACAACCAGAATTAGTGTTGTTAGACGAGCCAACAGCGCAACTTGATCCAGTAGCAACAAGAGATTTTTTGACGTTATTAAAAAGAGTTCAAGAAGAATTGGGAATGACCATTATCATTAGCGAGCATCGCTTAGATGACGTTTTACCACTTGCGACGCGGTTAGTCTTTATGGAATCAGGAGAAATTCGTTATGAAGACACACCAAAACAAGGTGTTTTACAGTTAGCAAAGGCAACTACCAGCAAGTTGTTCATTCCTCAAATCCCAAGATTTTTTATTGAATTAGGAAAAGGAGAATGTTATTTTACTGTGAATGATGGTCAAAAGAAGTTGCCTCATTTTAAGTCGCTGCAATCAGAAGAGATTGCTTTAAACGTTCCCAAAGCACAAGAAGCTGGATTTGTTGCTAAAAAAATAACTTTTCAATACGAAGCGCATGGACGCTATATTTTACGCGATTTAAGTCTCTCGTTACCAACGAAAGGCAGTTTAGCGCTGGTAGGTAAAAATGGGTCAGGCAAGTCAACATTATTGCTAATTCTAGCGGGATTATTGAAACCAAGACGGGGCAAAGTTAGTCTAGATAAACAAGCCATTCTAAAGTTTGATCTAACGAAACGTTATCAAAAAATCGGCTATCTTTCACAAAATCCAAGTTATCATTTTGCTAAAGATAGCGTGTTAGAAGAATTGTTTGAGCGTGGCGATCAACTTGGGTTAAGGGATGCAAAAAAAGCAGCAGAGGATATGTTAGAAAAGCTGGGAATTGAACACCTAGCTTTGCGTAACCCTTTTGACTGTAGTGGTGGAGAACAACAGTTGGTAGCGTTAGGAATTACGTTGTTATCAAATCCACAAATTTTATTATTGGACGAGCCGACTAAAGGTTTAGACCCCGTTAGAAAAGCTACGTTAGGAAACTATTTAACAGACTTAACCAAACAAGGGGTGCTGATTCTAACAGCAACCCATGATTTGGAATTTGCTGCTCGTTATTTTAAGGAAACGGCGATGCTATTTGACGGCAGAATTATTTCAAAAGCACCCACTAAAGAATTTTTTAGTGATAATTTCTTTTACACAACAAGTATCAATCGGTTAGTCCGACATTCACTGCCAAATGCGTTGATCTGGGAGGATGTATGGCCATATGTTGAAAATTAA